The Oncorhynchus keta strain PuntledgeMale-10-30-2019 chromosome 28, Oket_V2, whole genome shotgun sequence DNA segment CAGATGACTGTAGGGTTGGGAGATGACTGTAGGCTCACCCAGATGACTGTAGGGTTGGGAGATGACTGTAGGGTTGGGAGATGACTGTAGGGTTGGGAGATGACTGTAGGCTCACCCAGATGACTGTAGGGTTGGGAGATGACTGTAGGGTTGGGAGATGACTGTAGGGTTGGGAGATGACTGTAGGCTCACCCAGATGACTAGGGTTGGGAGATGACTGTAGGCTCACCCAGATGACTGTAGGGTTGGGAGATGACTGTAGGCTCACCCAGATGACTGTAGGGTTGGGAGATGACTGTAGGCTCACCCAGATGACTGTAGGGTTGGGAGATGACTGTAGGGTTGGGAGATGCTGTCACCCAGATGACTGTAGGGTTGGGAGATGACTGTAGGCTCACCCAGATGACTGTAGGGTTGGGAGATGACTGTAGGCTCACCCAGATGACTGTAGGGTTGGGAGATGACTGTAGGCTCACCCAGATGACTGTAGGGTTGGGAGATGACTGTAGGCTCACCCAGATGACTGTAGGGTTGGGAGATGACTGTAGGCTCACCCAGATGACTGTAGGGTTGGGAGATGACTGTAGGCTCACCCAGATGACTGCAGGGCTGGGAGATGACTGTAGGCTCACCCAGATGACTGCAGGGCTGGGAGATGACTGTAGGCTCACCCAGATGACTGTAGGGTTGGGAGATGACTGTAGGCTCACCCAGATGACTGCAGGGCTGGGAGATGCTTTGGGTGTTATTGTTTATGTTCTCTGTGCTGTGCGTATGTACACACATTTTCAGGTGGGTTGGGCTACTCGTTGTGACGAGGGCGTGAGTCTTGTCTCTGGGATAtgtggtatgtatgtgtgtttgagtatgtgtgtgtactgtatttgagtgtgtgtgttaagtCCAGGCTTAGCCAGGTATGGCATGTATGAACTTGCAGGCCTGAAGGCAGTCCCCcccctcacacgcacacacacacacacactcactcctcCCTCCTGCATTTCAAGTGTTGAAAGACTGTGAAGGTGTGGTTTTGCGAAAGAGAGAGCAACACACCCAAGTGTATTGTTGTAACACCGGGGACGTTTTTGAACTGAGCCATCTCTTTTCACTTCATTCTCCCCCAAGAAGTTATGTGCCTCAATTGGTGGCGTGCCACCATTTTATAAATCATATTTGTAGTAGGCTATTAGTTATCAGTCCTTGACCGTATGACCGTATTGACCGTATCAGTCCTTGACCGGCTTGACCGTATGTGTGAAGACCTCAACAACAAATGTTGGCATCTATTTAGGCATCATGGCCGAATTCAAACTCTGGTGAATTCTACAATTGAAACTCCAGTGAATCAAAATGCCTTCCTGAATTTCACCTATTGATGTGTAGTCTGTCTGGAGGATGCTCCTTATACAAATAAGAGCATATTTGAAAACAGCCTTTATAAAACAAACTGCTTTCACAGGCTGTTCTGCCATTCATCTGCGTACTGATATGGACAATCAATGTCCGTTGGTGAACTACTAGACTATTAACTCACTTGAACTTAACAGACCTTTAAAAAGAGCTGCACATAAATTTTGAGTGGAGCAAGGCAGCATTATAACTGCAGGCTCTGTTTTAGGTGCTGCTagctggtgtgtgtgggtgtgtgtgtgtgtgtgtgtgtgtgcgcgcacccCAGAATTTATAGAGTGGGGCTGTCACTGCTGCCCCCTGATTGAATGTGCCATTTGTTGCACAGATAGACAACTGTCAGTGGAGAGCAGTCCAGGCCCACGGTGTCCTCTCAGTGTCATAAAACCTGCTACCGTGTACTGTAGGgctgctgagggagggagagagagagggagggaggcggagagggagggagggagtttgcACATCATTGCAACACtgtatgacatttgaaatgtctttattctgttagttttgtattgttttttatttttgtttattatctatttaacttgctttggcaatgtaaacatatgtttcccatgccaataaagccctaaaattgaaattgaattgagagagagggaggcagagagagcagtagtaggagacagggagggagggaggctgagagagaggtagtaggagacagggagggagggaggcagagagagtggtagtaggagacagggagggagggaggcagagagagcggtagtaggagacagggagggagggaggcagagagagcggtagtaggagacagggagggagggaggcagagagagcggtagtaggagacagggagggagggaggcagagagagtggtagtaggagacagggagggaggcagagagagcggtagtaggagacagggagggaggcagagagagcggatagtaggagacagggagggaggcagagagagcggtagtaggagacagggagggaggcagagagagcggtagtaggagacagggagggaggcagagagagcggtagtaggagacagggagggaggcagagagagcggtagtaggagacagggagggaggcagagagagcggtagtaggagacagggagggagggaggcaggagagcggtagtaggagacagggagggaggctgagagaggtagtaggagacagggagggagggaggcagagagagtggtagtaggagacagggagggagggaggcagagagcggtagtaggagacagggagggagggaggcagagagagcggtagtaggagacagggagggagggaggcagagagagtggtagtaggagacagggagggagggaggcagagagagcggtagtaggagacagggagggaggcagagaggcggtagtaggagacagggaggcagagagagcgatagtaggagacagggagggaggcagagagagcggtagtaggagacagggagggaggcaggaggcagtaggagacaggagggaggcagagagaggagacagggagggaggcagagagagcggtagtaggagacagggaggagggaggcagagagagcggtagtaggagacagggagggagggaggcagagagagtgggagtaggagacagggagggaggcagagagagcggtagtaggagacagggagggaggcagagagagcggtagtaggagacagggagggagggaggcagagagagcggtagtaggagacagggagggagggaggcagagagagcggtagtaggagacagggagggagggaggcagagagagcggtagtaggagacagggagggagggaggcagagagagcggtagtaggagacagggagggaggcagagagagtggtagtaggagacagggagggagggaggcagagagagcggtagtaggagacagggagggagggaggctgagagagcggtagtaggagacagggagggagggaggcagagagagaggtagtaggagacggggagggagggaggcagagagagcagtagtaggagacagggagggaggcagagagagcggtagtaggagacagggagggaggcagagagagcggtagtaggagacagggagggaggcagagagagcggtagtaggagacagggagggagggaggcagagagagcggtagtaggagggagggagggaggcagagagagcggtagtaggagacagggagggaggcagagagagcggtagtaggagacagggagggaggcagagagagcggtagtatgagacagggagggaggcagagagagcggtattaggagacagggagggagggaggcagagagagcggtagtaggagacagggagggaggcagagagagcggtagtaggagacagggagggagggaggcagagagagcggtagtaggagacagggagggaggcagagagagcggtacggtagtaggagacagggagggaggcagggagagcggtagtaggagacagggagggagggaggcagagagagcggtagtaggagacggggagggagggaggcagagagagcggtagtaggagacggggagggagggaggcagagagagcggtagtaggatacagggagggagggagggaggcagagagagcggtagcaggagacagggagggaggcagagagagcggtagtaggagacagggagggaggaagggaagcagagagagcgcagagagagaggtagtaggagacagggatggagggagccaaggagagaggtagtaggagacagggagggaggcagagagagcggtagtaggagacagggagggaggcagagagagcggtagtaggagacagggagggaggcagagagagcggtagtaggagacagggagggagggaggcagagagagaggtagtaggagacagggagggagggaggcagagagagcggtagtaggagacagggagggagggaggcagagagagcggtagtaggagacagggagggagggaggcagagagagcggtagtaggagacagggagggagggaggcagagagagcggtagtaggagacagggagggaggcagagagagcggtagtaggagacagggagggagggaggcagagagagtggtagtaggagacagggagggagggaggcagagagagcggtagtaggagacagggagggagggaggcagagagagtggtagtaggagacagggagggagggaggcagagagagtggtagtaggagacagggagggaggcagagagagcggtagtaggagacagggagggagggaggcagagagaggtagtaggagacagggagggagtgagggaggcagagagagtggtagtaggagacagggagggagggagtgatgaaacaaacaaaaaagttgTGTAACATATCTTTACTCCAGACTGACAGCTAGGCTCAATGTTTCTCCCCTGCCCCAGACCTACAGCTAGGCTCAATGTTTCTCCCCTGCCCCAGACCTACAGCTAGGCTCAATGTTTCTCACCTGCCCCAGACCTACAGCTAGGCTCAATGTTCCTCACCTGCCCCAGACCTACAGCTAGGCTCAATGTTTCTCACCTGCCCCAGACCTACAGCTAGGCTCAATGTTTCTCACCTGCCCCAGACCTACAGCTAGGCTCAATGTTTCCTCACCTGCCCCAGACCTACAGCGAGGCTCAATGTTCCTCACCTGCCCCAGACCGACAGCTAGGCTCAATGTTCCTCCCCTGCCCCAGACCTACAGCGAGGCTCAATGTTCCTCACCTGCCCCAGACCTACAGCTAGGCTCAATGTTCCTCCCCTGCCCCAGACCTACAGCTAGGCTCAATGTTCCTCACCTGCCCCAGACCTACAGTTAGGCTCAATGTTCCTCACCTGCCCCAGACCTACAGCTCGGCTCAATGTTCCTCACCAACCCAAACCTACAGCTAGGTTCAATGTTCCTAACCTGCTCCAGACCTACAGCTAGGTTCAATGTTCCTCACCTGCCCAAACCTACAGCTCGGTTCAATGTTCCTCACCTGCCCCAGACCTACAGCTAGGTTCAATGTTCCCCACCTGCCCCAGACCTACAGCTAGGCTCAATGTTCCTCACCTGCCCCAGACCTACAGCCAGGCTCAATGTTCCTCACCTGCCCCAGACCTACAGCTAGGCTCAACATTCCTCACCTGCCCCAGACCTACAGCTAGGCTCAATGTTCCTCACCAGCCCAAACCTACAGCTAGGCTCAATGTTCCTCACCAGCCCAAACCTACAGCTAGGCTCAATGTTCCTCACCAGCCCAAACCTACAGCTAGGCTCAATGTTCCTCACCAGCCCAAACCTACAGCTAGGCTCAATGTTCCTCACCAGCCCAAACCTACAGCTTGGCTCAATGTTCCTCACCAGCCCAAACCTACAGCTAGGCTCAATGTTCCTCACCTGCCCAAACCTACAGCTAGGCTCAATGTTCCTCACCAGCCCAAACCTACAGCTAGGCTCAATGTTCCTCACCAGCCCAAACCTACAGCTAGGTTCAATGTTCCTCACCAACCCAAAGAGTGctgtacaaacacacagaacatacacatgtagggttgcaaaattcctggAACATTCAATACACttccaggttttccagaaatagtGATGAGAGGATTCTgtatttcctgcttattccctcctgatttcGGGAATCCTTCAAACCGGGATTTTGGGagaaccagggaatttattgaatgttccaggaattttgcaacccttcGTGTGCGTTTGTTTGGAGGAAGGTGATTGGTTGCCAGAGGGAAAATGAGCTGAACAGGATGGGAAGCAGACAGACGGatacgaggagagagagagataaagatggaTGGTTCTCCGTCTCCCTACATtatagtgtctgctaaataaagGAGTAGGGGCTGATCATAACAACAAAATAATAGGGGGGGGGGTTGTTTAAAAGTGTACCCTTTCTGCTTACCGGCGTGATGTACTTGGGGCGAAGAGCCGTGCCAaataagtagctagctagcagggGATATTTATTGTCAGCCTGATGGGGATGTCAAGCCAACTCTCCCCAACATCTCCCCAACATCTCCCCAGCTTTCAGAGAAGACCTTGCTTCAggcaacactacagtacacacgTACACCCACAGGCCCAGCTAAAGGAACTCAAAAGTTATCTTTGGAAATGAATCACTCCCTTTTGTCGGCACATTCATTTGTAGGAAGGTTGAAATGAGCATTAGCTttcattgccttcagaaagtgttcacagccattgactttttccacattttgttgtgttacaaggtGGGATTTAATTGTTGTTTTTTGTCAACGACCTACACAAAATAATCCAATGTCAAAGTGAAATAAAAAGTCTAACATTTGTAAAACTTTTATGAAAAACAAAATGCTAATATATCatgattacataagtattcaactccctgagtcaatacatgttacaatcacttttggcagcgatttacatctgtgagtctttctgggtaacaTTAGCTTGTAGTGTAGCtgttgtgtttgtggcaccaagggcacacagtacagtacagacagctAGCTATCTGGTGGGTGCTGTTGGTTGGTGGACTGCGTGTACTTTTTCTCCACACAGCTGTCAGTGGGGCTGCATGGGATCTGTCAGCACACAATCTGCATCTGCACTCTCACTCTGtaacacacacccaacacaacatcactgtgtgtgtcagtgtgtgcggggggggtgtctttgtgtgtgtgtgtgtgtgtgtgtgactgtgtgaataTGTTGGTTAACATTTCCACCTGCTAATAGCCCTAGATGTCAATATTACTTATGTTGACTTATATGATATAGGCCTAAAAGTCTTTGTGTGCACTACTGTGTTAAAGCagatgtgttagcatgttgctttGTCAATAGAGTAGCAGTATATTGTAGGATCATCTCTACATGTGTTCCACTACTGGAGATGTGGAGGAATTtgagcatgcccccatccaccccacccctctAACCAGGCTCATGTGAGTCTGTCAAACTAGTCCCCACTCTGGGGAGTCAGGCCAACAGTAGCCCCAGCAGCCCCAGTAGCTCCGGTAGCCCCAGCAGTCCCAGTAGCCCCAGCCAAGGGAGCATATGTCCCATTTAGGGCTTGAATAAAGCCTGGATTTTCTCCTGGAGGAGTGAAAGGCCCCTAGAAgtctctggctgtctctggcACCTGTGGCTGTCTGACAGCTGAGGCCTCGCGTTGCCAAGGACTCTTGTTCCCAAACCCTATTATGCCACGCTCAAtctgtgacgtgtgtgtgtgtgtgtgtgtgtatctttgtgtgtctgtgtgtgtgtgtgtgtatctttgtgtgtctgtgtgtgtgcctgccgtTGGGCAGCTTGACAGTTTTTTCAAatccaaataaaatgttatttgtcacatgcttcgtagacaacaggtgtagactaacagtgcttacttacgggtccttttccaacaatgtcaagttaaagataatacaaaatatatacactgagtataccaaacattaggaacatattcttaatattgagttgcacctcccctgtgtttgtgaggccagttggacatactgcctaATTCTACGAAACTGTgttggaggaggcttatggtagagaaattaacatttaattatctggcaacagctctggtggacattcctgcagtgagcatgctaattgcacactcccttcaaaacttaagacatctgtggtattgtgttgtgtgacaaaactgcacattttagtggccttttattgcccccagcacaaagtccacctgtgtaacgatcatgctgtttaatcagattctttatatgccacatctgtcaggtggatggctTATT contains these protein-coding regions:
- the LOC127912883 gene encoding uncharacterized protein LOC127912883; protein product: MTVGLGDDCRLTQMTAGLGDDCRLTQMTVGLGDDCRLTQMTVGLGDDCRLTQMTVGLGDDCRLTQMTVGLGDDCRLTQMTVGLGDDCRLTQVTVRLGDDCRLTQMTVGLGDDCRLTQMTVGLGDDCRLTQMTVGLGDDCRLTQMTVGLGDDCRLTQMTVGLGDDCRLTQMTVGLGDDCRLTQMTVGLGDDCRLTQMTVGLGDDCRLTQMTAGLGDDCRLTQMTAGLGDDCRLTQMTVGLGDDCRLTQMTAGLGDALGVIVYVLCAVRMYTHFQVGWATRCDEGVSLVSGICGMYVCLSMCVYCI